A window of Cryptomeria japonica chromosome 3, Sugi_1.0, whole genome shotgun sequence contains these coding sequences:
- the LOC131061759 gene encoding G-type lectin S-receptor-like serine/threonine-protein kinase SD2-2, with protein MYYVGRRGFGSGIKGSLRDGTVVAVKKMKCSRQDEKQFRAEISSLGNIQHVNLVRLRGFCAEGSRRLLVYDYMPKGSLNSILFTGSSKSKREPENILPDGDLSPNLVDFGLAKLVGRDFSHVLTTTRGTRGYLAPEWIFGLPITPKVDVYSFGTTLLEIISGRRNLDLKVQDSSLFYFPPWPATQIQQGNTMNIVEEGVAEEANMEEVRSLCVVALLCIQEDEEVRPSMMQVVQMLEGKVEPQTPQVMDRPVDRSDTSSITYSHVTS; from the exons atgtattatgTGGGGAGACGAGGATTTGGCTCGGGGATCAAAGGATCTCTACGAGATGGTACAGTGGTTGCTGTAAAGAAAATGAAGTGTTCACGACAAGATGAAAAGCAATTCCGAGCAGAAATTAGTTCTCTTGGCAACATACAACATGTCAATTTGGTCAGGCTACGAGGGTTTTGTGCAGAAGGATCAAGACGGTTACTGGTTTATGATTACATGCCCAAGGGTTCTCTGAATTCTATACTGTTCACCGGTAGTTCCAAAAGTAAACGGGAG CCGGAAAACATTCTGCCGGATGGTGATTTGTCACCTAATTTGGTCGATTTTGGGCTAGCAAAGCTTGTGGGTAGAGATTTTAGTCATGTGCTGACCACTACAAGGGGAACGAGAGGATACTTGGCTCCAGAGTGGATCTTCGGTCTTCCCATCACTCCCAAGGTTGACGTCTACAGTTTTGGTACGACACTCTTGGAAATCATTTCGGGGCGAAGAAATCTGGACTTAAAAGTGCAAGATTCAAGTTTGTTTTACTTTCCCCCATGGCCTGCAACTCAAATTCAGCAGGGGAACACAATGAACATTGTGGAGGAGGGTGTTGCAGAGGAGGCAAACATGGAAGAGGTGAGAAGTTTATGTGTTGTAGCCTTGTTATGCATTCAAGAGGACGAGGAAGTGAGGCCTAGCATGATGCAAGTGGTGCAGATGCTGGAAGGGAAGGTGGAGCCTCAAACTCCGCAGGTTATGGACAGGCCAGTGGACCGAAGCGACACAAGCAGCATCACCTATAGCCATGTTACCAGTTAG